One stretch of Vulpes lagopus strain Blue_001 chromosome X, ASM1834538v1, whole genome shotgun sequence DNA includes these proteins:
- the ATP6AP1 gene encoding V-type proton ATPase subunit S1, with protein sequence MAATAAARVLAGTRRAPALRQMRWLPLLLVAVAAAEQQVPLVLWSSDRDLWGPAASTHEGHITSDMQLSTYLDPALELGPRNVLLFLQDKLSIEDFTAYGGVFGNKQDSAFSNLENALDLAPSSLVLPAVDWYAVSTLTTYLQEKLGASPLHVDLATLRELKLNASLPALLLIRLPYTSSSGLMAPREVLTGNDEVIGQVLSTLKSEDVPYTAALTAVRPSRVAREVAMVAGGLGRQLLQKQLVSATVYPPVSYNDTAPRILFWAQNFSVAYRDHWEDLTFLTFGIQELNLTGSFWNDSYARLSLTYEELFGTTVTFRFILANRFYPVSARHWFTMERLEIHSNGSVAYFNASQVTGPSIYSFHCEYVSSLSKNGNLLVPRLQPSLWEVTLRDFQIQAFNVSGEQFSYASDCAGFFSPGIWMGLLTSLFMLFIFTYGLHMILSLKTMDRFDDHKGPTISLTQIV encoded by the exons ATGGCGGCGACGGCTGCGGCTCGGGTGCTGGCGGGGACGCGCCGGGCCCCAGCGCTCAGGCAGATGCGGTGGCTGCCGCTGTTGctggtggcggtggcggcggcggagCAGCAGGTGCCGCTGGTGCTGTGGTCGAGTGACCG GGACTTGTGGGGTCCTGCGGCCAGCACCCACGAGGGCCACATCACCAGCGACATGCAGCTCTCTACCTACTTAGACCCCGCCCTGGAGCTGGGCCCCCGGAATGTGCTGCTGTTCCTGCAGGACAAG CTGAGCATTGAGGACTTCACAGCATATGGCGGCGTGTTTGGAAACAAGCAGGATAGCGCCTTTTCTAACCTGGAG AATGCCCTGGACCTGGCACCTTCCTCTCTGGTGCTTCCTGCTGTCGACTGGTATGCGGTCAGCACTCTGACCACTTACCTGCAGGAGAAGCTCGGGGCCAGCCCCCTGCACGTGGACCTGGCCACCCTGCGGGAGCTGAAACTCAATGCCAGCCTCCCGGCCTTGCTGCTTATCCGCCTGCCCTACACGTCCAG CTCAGGTCTCATGGCACCGAGGGAGGTTCTCACGGGCAATG ATGAGGTCATCGGGCAGGTGCTGAGCACACTCAAGTCTGAAGATGTCCCGTACACAGCGGCCCTCACAGCGGTCCGCCCTTCCAGG GTGGCCCGTGAAGTAGCCATGGTGGCCGGGGGGCTAGGTCGCCAGCTGCTGCAGAAACAGCTAGTGTCGGCTACAGTCTATCCCCCTGTGAGTTACAATGATACTGCCCCCCGGATCCTGTTCTGGGCCCAGAACTTCTCGGTGGCATACAGGGACCATTGGGAGGATCTGACCTTCCTCACCTTTGGGATCCAGGAGCTCAACCTGACTGGCTCCTTCTGGAATGACTCCTACGCCAG GCTTTCGCTGACCTATGAGGAACTCTTTGGTACCACAGTGACATTCAG GTTCATTCTGGCCAACCGCTTCTACCCAGTGTCTGCCCGGCACTGGTTTACCATGGAGCGCCTCGAAATCCACAGCAATGGCTCTGTCGCCTACTTCAATGCCTCCCAGGTCACGGGGCCCAGCATCTACTCCTTTCACTGCGAGTATGTCAGCAGCCTTAGCAAGAACGGCAATCTCCTCGTGCCCCGCCTGCAGCCCTCTCTCTGGGAGGTGACTCTTCGGGACTTCCAG atCCAAGCGTTCAACGTGAGCGGCGAGCAGTTCTCCTACGCCAGTGACTGTGCGGGCTTCTTCTCCCCGGGCATCTGGATGGGGCTGCTTACCTCTCTGTTCATGCTGTTCATCTTCACCTATGGCTTGCACATGATCCTCAGTCTCAAGACCATGGACCGCTTTGACGACCACAAGGGCCCCACCATCTCTTTGACCCAGATCGTGTGA
- the GDI1 gene encoding rab GDP dissociation inhibitor alpha, producing the protein MDEEYDVIVLGTGLTECILSGIMSVNGKKVLHMDRNPYYGGESSSITPLEELYKRFQLLEGPPEAMGRGRDWNVDLIPKFLMANGQLVKMLLYTEVTRYLDFKVVEGSFVYKGGKIYKVPSTETEALASNLMGMFEKRRFRKFLVFVANFDENDPKTFEGVDPQSTSMRDVYRKFDLGQDVIDFTGHALALYRTDDYLDQPCLETINRIKLYSESLARYGKSPYLYPLYGLGELPQGFARLSAIYGGTYMLNKPVDDIIMENGKVVGVKSEGEVARCKQLICDPSYIPDRVRKAGQVIRIICILSHPIKNTNDANSCQIIIPQNQVNRKSDIYVCMISYAHNVAAQGKYIAIASTTVETAEPEKEVEPALELLEPIDQKFVAISDLYEPIDDGSESQVFCSCSYDATTHFETTCNDIKDIYKRMAGSAFDFENMKRKQNDVFGEADQ; encoded by the exons ATGGACGAGGAATACGATGTGATCGTGCTGGGGACCGGCCTCACC GAATGTATCTTGTCGGGCATCATGTCCGTGAACGGCAAGAAAGTGCTGCATATGGACCGGAACCCCTACTATGGGGGTGAGAGCTCCTCCATCACACCCCTGGAAGAG CTCTATAAGCGTTTTCAATTGCTGGAGGGGCCCCCTGAGGCGATGGGCAGGGGCCGAGACTGGAACGTTGACCTGATCCCGAAGTTCCTCATGGCCAATG GGCAGCTGGTAAAGATGCTGCTATATACAGAGGTGACGCGCTACCTGGACTTCAAGGTGGTGGAGGGCAGCTTCGTCTACAAGGGGGGAAAGATCTATAAAGTGCCATCCACTGAGACCGAAGCCTTGGCTTCCA ATCTGATGGGCATGTTTGAGAAACGCCGTTTCCGCAAGTTCCTGGTATTTGTGGCAAACTTTGATGAAAATGACCCCAAGACCTTCGAGGGTGTTGACCCCCAGAGCACCAGCATGCGTGACGTCTACCGGAAGTTTGACTTGGGCCAGGATGTCATCGACTTCACTGGCCATGCCCTGGCCCTCTACCGCACTGATGA CTACCTGGACCAGCCCTGTCTTGAGACCATCAACCGCATCAAGTTGTACAGTGAGTCCCTGGCTCGGTATGGAAAGAGTCCGTATTTGTACCCACTCTACGGCCTTGGTGAGCTGCCCCAGGGCTTTGCAAG ATTGAGTGCCATCTACGGAGGGACATACATGCTGAACAAACCTGTGGATGACATCATCATGGAGAATGGCAAGGTGGTGGGTGTGAAGTCTGAGGGAGAG GTGGCCCGCTGCAAGCAGCTGATCTGTGACCCCAGCTACATTCCGGACCGAGTGCGGAAGGCCGGCCAGGTTATCCGCATCATCTGTATCCTCAGCCACCCCATCAAGAACACCAATGATGCCAACTCCTGCCAAATCATTATCCCCCAGAACCAAGTTAACAGGAAGTCAG ACATCTACGTGTGCATGATCTCCTACGCACACAACGTGGCTGCACAGGGCAAGTACATCGCCATTGCCAGCACCACAGTGGAGACAGCTGAGCCGGAGAAGGAGGTTGAGCCTGCCCTGGAGCTCCTGGAGCCCATTGACCAGAA gTTTGTGGCCATCAGTGACTTATACGAGCCCATTGATGACGGTTCTGAGAGCCAG GTGTTCTGTTCCTGCTCCTATGATGCCACCACACACTTCGAGACAACCTGCAATGACATCAAAGACATCTACAAGCGCATGGCAGGCTCCGCTTTTGACTTTGAGAACATGAAGCGCAAACAGAATGACGTGTTTGGAGAAGCTGACCAGTGA
- the FAM50A gene encoding protein FAM50A — protein MAQYKGAASEAGRAMHLMKKREKQREQMEQMKQRIAEENIMKSNIDKKFSAHYDAVEAELKSSTVGLVTLNDMKAKQEALVKEREKQLAKKEQSKELQLKLEKLREKERKKEAKRKISSLSFTLEEEEEAGDEEDEVAVYEEELEREEVSTKKRKLGKNPDVDTSFLPDRDREEEENRLREELRQEWEAKQEKIKSEEIEITFSYWDGSGHRRTVKMKKGNTMQQFLQKALEILRKDFSELRSAGVEQLMYIKEDLIIPHHHSFYDFIVTKARGKSGPLFNFDVHDDVRLLSDATVEKDESHAGKVVLRSWYEKNKHIFPASRWEPYDPEKKWDKYTIR, from the exons atggcTCAGTACAAGGGCGCCGCGAGCGAGGCGGGCCGCGCCATGCACCTgatgaagaagagggagaagcagcgcGAGCAGATGGAGCAGATGAAACAGCGGATCGCCGAG GAGAACATAATGAAATCTAACATCGACAAGAAGTTCTCTGCGCACTACGACGCTGTGGAGGCGGAACTCAAGTCCAGCACCGTGG GTCTCGTGACCCTGAATGATATGAAGGCCAAGCAGGAGGCCCTGGTGAAGGAGCGGGAGAAGCAGTTGGCCAAGAAAGAGCAGTCGAAGGAGCTGCAGCT GAAGCTCGAGAAGCTACGAGAGAAGGAGCGCAAGAAGGAGGCCAAGCGGAAGATCTCCAGCCTGTCCTTCaccctggaggaagaggaggaggccggggacgaggaggacgaggtgGCCGTGTATGAGGAAGAGCTGGAAAGGGAAG AGGTCTCCACGAAGAAGAGGAAATTGGGGAAGAACCCCGATGTGGACACCAGCTTCCTGCCTGACCGAGACCGCGAG GAAGAGGAGAACCGGCTGCGGGAGGAGCTGCGGCAGGAGTGGGAAGCCAAGCAGGAGAAGATCAAGA GTGAGGAGATCGAAATCACCTTCAGTTACTGGGATGGGTCTGGGCACCGGCGGACAGTCAAG ATGAAAAAGGGCAACACGATGCAGCAGTTCCTGCAGAAGGCGCTGGAGATCCTGCGCAAAGACTTCAGCGAACTCAG GTCAGCAGGGGTGGAGCAGCTCATGTACATCAAGGAGGACCTGATCATACCCCAC CACCACAGCTTCTACGACTTCATCGTCACCAAGGCGCGAGGGAAGAGTG GGCCGCTCTTTAACTTTGACGTCCACGACGACGTGCGGCTGCTCAGTGATGCCACCGTGGAGAAGGACGAG TCCCACGCGGGCAAGGTGGTGCTGCGGAGCTGGTACGAGAAGAACAAGCACATCTTCCCCGCCAGCCGCTGGGAGCCCTACGACCCTGAGAAGAAGTGGGACAAGTACACG ATCCGGTGA